A genomic region of Dactylococcopsis salina PCC 8305 contains the following coding sequences:
- a CDS encoding DUF4351 domain-containing protein — protein sequence MSFDNLCKLLSEKYPTNFASWVLKTPQTNVEVLKTELSIEPIRADSVTFLQLQGRILHLEFQTQWRSKPPLPLRMLDYWVRLYRLYRLPITQVVVLLLPPPETEVIETRFTLENTDHQYQVIRLWEENPDRFLHDPALLPLAPLTATNEPQTLLQQVVEQVNELEEEKRVEISAYAQIVAGLKYEKDLVKRLFREGMMRESVIYQDIIREGRQEGRQEEGRSLILRQLTRRVGELPQLWRDRVNSLSLEQLENLGEALLDFQGMGDLETWWDTSNDYSRRG from the coding sequence ATGTCCTTCGATAATCTCTGTAAACTCTTATCAGAAAAATATCCCACCAACTTTGCCAGTTGGGTACTCAAAACCCCACAAACCAATGTAGAAGTGCTCAAAACCGAACTCAGCATTGAACCCATCCGTGCTGATTCCGTCACTTTCCTGCAACTACAGGGACGAATTCTCCATTTAGAGTTTCAAACCCAATGGCGATCGAAGCCACCGCTTCCTCTACGAATGTTAGATTATTGGGTGCGTCTCTATCGTTTGTATCGCTTACCGATTACCCAAGTGGTGGTTTTATTACTCCCCCCTCCTGAGACTGAGGTGATTGAAACCCGATTTACCCTCGAAAACACTGACCATCAATATCAAGTGATTCGATTATGGGAAGAAAATCCAGATAGGTTTCTCCATGATCCCGCATTATTACCCTTAGCCCCATTAACGGCGACTAATGAACCACAAACCCTATTGCAACAAGTAGTGGAACAAGTGAATGAACTGGAAGAAGAGAAGAGAGTGGAAATTTCAGCTTACGCGCAAATTGTCGCTGGGTTAAAATATGAGAAAGATTTGGTGAAACGATTATTCAGGGAGGGGATGATGCGAGAGTCAGTCATTTATCAAGATATTATCCGAGAAGGAAGACAAGAAGGAAGACAAGAAGAAGGACGATCGCTGATCCTCCGTCAACTAACGCGACGAGTGGGCGAGTTACCGCAATTGTGGCGCGATCGCGTTAATAGTCTCTCTCTAGAACAATTAGAAAATCTCGGAGAAGCGTTACTGGATTTTCAGGGAATGGGAGATTTAGAAACCTGGTGGGATACATCCAACGATTATTCAAGGAGGGGATAA
- a CDS encoding DUF4351 domain-containing protein has protein sequence MRESVIYQDIIREGRQEEGRSLILRQLTRRVGELPQPWRDRVNSLSLEQLENLGEALLDFQGMGDLETWWSQLNEFYRVG, from the coding sequence ATGCGAGAGTCAGTAATTTATCAAGATATTATCAGAGAAGGAAGACAAGAAGAAGGGCGATCGCTGATTCTCCGTCAACTAACGCGACGAGTGGGCGAGTTACCGCAACCGTGGCGCGATCGCGTCAATAGTCTCTCTCTCGAACAATTAGAAAACCTCGGAGAAGCGTTACTGGATTTTCAGGGAATGGGAGATTTAGAAACTTGGTGGAGTCAATTGAACGAATTTTATCGTGTAGGTTAG
- a CDS encoding DUF4351 domain-containing protein — MSFDNLCKLLSEKYPTNFASWVLKTPQTDVEVLKTELSIEPIRADSVTFLQLQGRILHLEFQTQWRSKPPLPLRMLDYWVRLYRLYRLPITQVVVLLLPPLETEVIETRFTLENTDHQYQVIRLWEENPDRFLHDPALLPLAPLTATNEPQTLLQQVIQQVNELEEEKRAEISAYAQIVAGLKYEKDLVKRLFREGMMRESVIYQDIIREGREEGEQRERSLILRQLTRRVGELPQPWRDQVNSLSLEQLENLGEALLDFQGMEDLETWWRTLEEN, encoded by the coding sequence ATGTCCTTCGATAATCTCTGTAAACTCTTATCAGAAAAATATCCCACCAATTTTGCCAGTTGGGTACTCAAAACCCCACAAACCGATGTAGAAGTTCTCAAAACCGAACTCAGCATTGAACCCATTCGTGCTGATTCCGTCACTTTTTTACAACTACAGGGACGAATTCTCCATTTAGAGTTTCAAACCCAATGGCGATCGAAGCCACCGCTTCCTCTACGAATGTTAGATTATTGGGTGCGTCTCTATCGTTTGTATCGCTTACCGATTACCCAAGTGGTGGTTTTATTACTCCCCCCTCTTGAGACTGAGGTGATTGAAACCCGATTTACTTTAGAAAACACTGACCATCAATATCAAGTGATTCGATTATGGGAAGAAAATCCAGATAGGTTTCTCCATGATCCCGCATTATTACCCTTAGCCCCATTAACGGCGACTAATGAGCCACAAACCTTGTTACAACAGGTAATTCAACAAGTGAATGAACTGGAAGAAGAGAAGAGGGCGGAAATTTCAGCTTACGCGCAAATTGTCGCTGGGCTAAAATATGAGAAAGATTTGGTGAAACGATTATTCAGGGAGGGGATGATGCGAGAGTCAGTAATTTATCAGGATATTATCAGAGAAGGAAGAGAAGAAGGAGAACAAAGAGAACGATCGCTGATCCTCCGTCAACTAACGCGACGAGTGGGCGAGTTACCGCAACCGTGGCGCGATCAGGTCAATAGTCTCTCTCTAGAACAATTAGAAAATCTCGGAGAAGCATTACTCGATTTTCAGGGAATGGAAGATTTAGAAACCTGGTGGCGTACCTTAGAGGAAAATTGA
- a CDS encoding RNA-guided endonuclease InsQ/TnpB family protein, giving the protein MLTLNYQYRIYPDQSQEERLLEIMEVCRSAYNYALREIKDWCNSRKCSIDRCSLVSEYIIPVDAKFPSELTQLNQLPKAKKEFPNLKQVPSQVLQQTIKQLHRAWDFFRERGYGFPRFKKFGQFKSILFPQFKESPLLFPPYEGGLGGMWQINLPKIGKIRINVHRPIPDGFKVKQVRVIRKADRWYVSICIQLDVDVPDPQPHGHPLGVDIGLEKFLATSDGVLVKPPKFFKKMQSELKLLQRRLSRKQKRSKNYEKQRIKVARMHHKISNTRKDFHYKQAHALCDAGDMIFMEDLDYRITSQGMLGKEMLDGGFGQFRTITQQVCWKRGKYFDVVEARGSSQTCPNCGVHVKKDLSVRVHKCPECKYEADRDVAAASVLRNRGLNLVRRDSSERKQPATDGVSPQERSVGGLGNQS; this is encoded by the coding sequence ATGTTAACTTTAAACTATCAGTACCGAATCTATCCCGATCAATCTCAAGAAGAAAGGCTCCTTGAGATCATGGAAGTTTGTCGAAGTGCTTACAATTACGCGCTTCGAGAAATTAAAGATTGGTGTAATAGTCGAAAATGTAGCATTGACCGATGTAGTTTAGTTTCGGAATATATCATCCCTGTTGATGCTAAATTTCCTAGCGAGTTAACTCAGCTTAATCAACTCCCCAAAGCGAAAAAGGAATTTCCGAATCTCAAACAAGTCCCCTCTCAAGTTTTACAACAAACCATTAAGCAGTTACATCGAGCATGGGACTTTTTTCGAGAAAGAGGGTATGGTTTTCCTCGATTCAAAAAGTTTGGACAATTTAAGTCAATTCTTTTTCCACAGTTTAAGGAATCCCCCCTTCTTTTCCCCCCTTACGAAGGGGGGTTAGGGGGGATGTGGCAAATTAACTTACCTAAAATTGGGAAAATCAGAATCAATGTTCATCGTCCAATTCCAGATGGGTTCAAAGTTAAACAGGTTCGAGTCATTAGGAAAGCAGATCGATGGTATGTTTCAATTTGTATCCAATTAGATGTTGATGTCCCTGATCCACAACCTCATGGTCATCCATTAGGTGTGGACATCGGGTTAGAGAAATTCTTAGCGACCAGTGATGGGGTTCTCGTCAAACCGCCAAAGTTTTTTAAGAAAATGCAAAGCGAGTTGAAATTACTGCAACGCCGACTTTCTAGAAAACAGAAACGGTCAAAGAATTACGAGAAACAACGCATCAAGGTAGCAAGAATGCACCACAAAATTAGCAATACTCGAAAAGATTTCCACTATAAACAAGCTCATGCTTTGTGTGATGCTGGTGACATGATCTTCATGGAAGATTTGGATTACCGCATTACATCTCAAGGAATGCTTGGAAAAGAAATGTTGGATGGAGGGTTTGGACAGTTCCGAACCATTACTCAACAAGTCTGTTGGAAACGTGGAAAGTATTTTGATGTTGTTGAGGCAAGAGGAAGTAGTCAAACTTGCCCCAATTGTGGTGTTCACGTCAAGAAAGACTTGAGCGTAAGAGTTCATAAATGTCCTGAATGCAAATATGAAGCAGATCGGGATGTGGCGGCGGCAAGCGTGTTAAGAAATCGAGGATTAAATTTAGTACGGCGGGACTCGTCGGAAAGGAAACAGCCTGCTACCGATGGGGTTTCCCCTCAAGAGCGATCTGTCGGGGGATTGGGGAACCAGTCCTAG
- the tsaB gene encoding tRNA (adenosine(37)-N6)-threonylcarbamoyltransferase complex dimerization subunit type 1 TsaB, producing the protein MGEKEKLSGYGLALHTTSPQLGLTLSDFQGEEKTQTWDLGRDLATHLHVLLQELIHPHSWWELKLIAVAKGPGSFTGTRIGVATARTLAQQLDIPLFAISTLAAIADYEKKQHQFPDQDLIAVQLPARREQYFVGIYEVNANGLISYLPDQVMTETDWQATLNQISQPYHLVTPTEETLGKTVKSVLSLAVQQWEQGKRPKIEDAKPFYGS; encoded by the coding sequence ATGGGAGAAAAGGAAAAATTATCTGGATATGGTTTAGCATTACATACCACTAGCCCCCAACTCGGATTAACTTTGAGTGATTTTCAAGGAGAAGAAAAGACACAAACTTGGGATTTAGGTCGAGATTTAGCGACGCATCTCCATGTATTATTACAAGAGTTGATTCACCCTCATTCTTGGTGGGAATTAAAATTGATTGCGGTGGCGAAAGGGCCAGGGAGTTTTACGGGAACACGCATCGGAGTAGCCACAGCCCGTACTTTAGCACAACAGTTAGATATTCCTTTATTTGCAATTTCGACTTTGGCTGCGATCGCTGACTATGAAAAAAAACAGCATCAGTTTCCAGATCAAGATTTAATTGCGGTACAATTGCCAGCACGGCGTGAACAGTATTTTGTGGGGATTTATGAAGTCAACGCAAACGGATTAATCTCTTATCTTCCAGATCAGGTGATGACAGAAACGGATTGGCAAGCAACTTTAAATCAGATTAGTCAACCCTATCATTTAGTTACCCCTACAGAAGAAACATTGGGGAAAACAGTAAAGAGTGTTCTCAGTTTAGCTGTGCAACAATGGGAACAAGGGAAACGCCCCAAAATAGAAGACGCTAAACCTTTCTACGGAAGCTGA
- the uvrC gene encoding excinuclease ABC subunit UvrC: protein MTTAVKPLIHHPEQLEARLQEIPMKPGVYFMRDRAGNIIYIGKSTKLRSRVRSYFRPSQALSEQKHIMVQQVAEIEFIVTDTEAEALALEANLVKQEQPYFNVLLKDDKKYPYLCITWSEDYPRIFITRKRRRNNQKDRYYGPYVDTGALRRTLGLIKRTFPLRQRPRPLFKDRPCLNYDLGRCPGVCQQLISPEDYRQTLQKVAMIFQGRSQELVRELTAKMKEAAANLEFEEAGKIRDQIQSLQQLNANQKVSLPDDTVSRDAIAIVANSQHASIQLFQVRAGKLVGRLGFFADISPSVSSEDILQRVVQDHYAVVDAVEIPSEILLPSAIPDQDLLSHWLTERKGGKVTFTIPQRQGKAELMTMVEQNARYELERTQRAVNRNHQALQDLRDIIDLPETPRRIEGYDISHIQGSNAVGSQVVFIDGIPAKQCYRRYKIKDTSVRSGHSDDFASLAEVIRRRFRKYVENPDLPRQEDSEFPDLVMIDGGKGQLSAVVEQLQQMNLLEDVAVISLAKQREEIFLPGESFPLETDSEQPSVQVLRRLRDEAHRFAVSFHRQQRTAKMQRSRLDDIPGLGFQRQQTLLAHFRSLEYIRQASLEQLQAVPGIGKALAQQIYDYFH, encoded by the coding sequence ATGACTACTGCAGTTAAACCTCTAATTCATCACCCAGAACAATTAGAAGCCCGTTTGCAAGAAATCCCCATGAAACCAGGGGTTTATTTCATGCGCGATCGAGCGGGTAATATCATTTATATTGGGAAATCAACCAAACTCCGTTCCCGCGTCCGTTCTTATTTTCGCCCTTCTCAAGCATTAAGTGAACAAAAACACATCATGGTGCAACAAGTGGCGGAAATTGAATTTATCGTCACTGATACCGAGGCGGAAGCGTTAGCATTGGAAGCTAACCTCGTTAAACAAGAACAACCCTATTTTAATGTTCTGCTAAAAGACGACAAAAAATATCCTTATCTCTGTATTACTTGGTCTGAAGACTATCCTCGCATCTTTATCACCCGTAAAAGAAGACGGAATAACCAGAAAGATCGCTATTATGGTCCTTATGTGGATACGGGCGCTTTACGGCGAACATTAGGCTTAATTAAACGGACATTCCCCTTACGCCAACGTCCGCGTCCTTTGTTTAAAGATCGTCCCTGCTTAAACTATGATTTAGGAAGATGTCCAGGTGTGTGTCAACAACTGATTTCCCCTGAAGACTATCGCCAAACCTTACAGAAAGTCGCAATGATTTTTCAAGGACGATCCCAAGAATTAGTGCGTGAATTGACAGCAAAAATGAAGGAAGCGGCGGCTAATTTGGAGTTTGAAGAGGCTGGGAAAATTCGGGATCAAATTCAATCTCTTCAACAACTGAATGCGAATCAGAAGGTTTCTCTTCCTGATGATACAGTCTCCCGTGATGCGATCGCGATCGTCGCCAACTCTCAACACGCTTCTATTCAATTGTTCCAAGTTCGTGCGGGAAAATTAGTGGGACGATTGGGGTTTTTTGCCGATATATCTCCCTCTGTTTCCTCAGAAGATATTTTACAACGAGTGGTTCAAGATCATTACGCGGTAGTTGATGCGGTGGAAATTCCCAGCGAGATTTTACTTCCCTCAGCAATTCCAGATCAAGACTTACTTAGCCACTGGTTAACTGAACGTAAAGGGGGAAAAGTAACCTTCACTATTCCTCAACGTCAGGGGAAAGCAGAGTTAATGACAATGGTCGAACAAAATGCCCGTTATGAGTTAGAAAGAACACAACGGGCAGTTAATCGCAATCATCAAGCCTTACAAGACCTAAGAGATATCATAGACTTACCAGAAACGCCTCGCCGTATCGAAGGCTACGATATTTCTCACATTCAAGGATCAAATGCGGTGGGATCGCAGGTGGTGTTTATTGATGGCATTCCAGCGAAACAATGTTACCGTCGTTATAAAATTAAGGATACTAGCGTTCGATCGGGACATTCTGATGATTTTGCCAGTTTAGCAGAAGTGATCCGTCGTCGCTTTCGTAAATATGTAGAAAACCCAGACTTACCGCGACAGGAAGATTCAGAGTTTCCCGATTTAGTAATGATTGATGGCGGAAAAGGACAACTTTCGGCGGTGGTGGAACAATTACAGCAGATGAACTTATTAGAAGATGTAGCTGTCATCAGTTTGGCGAAGCAACGAGAGGAAATTTTTTTACCTGGAGAATCATTCCCTTTAGAAACCGATTCCGAACAGCCTAGCGTTCAAGTATTACGACGCTTAAGAGATGAAGCACACCGTTTCGCTGTGAGTTTTCATCGCCAACAGCGAACAGCAAAAATGCAACGATCGCGCTTGGATGACATTCCAGGGTTAGGGTTTCAACGACAGCAAACCTTACTGGCTCATTTTCGATCGTTAGAATACATCCGTCAAGCCAGTTTAGAACAATTACAAGCGGTGCCAGGAATCGGCAAAGCCTTAGCACAACAAATTTATGATTATTTTCACTAA